Proteins encoded by one window of Amaranthus tricolor cultivar Red isolate AtriRed21 chromosome 4, ASM2621246v1, whole genome shotgun sequence:
- the LOC130810843 gene encoding pentatricopeptide repeat-containing protein At3g24000, mitochondrial-like encodes MPQRNLVSWTVMITAYSQNSLCGKTLLAFSEMRKAWESPNAFTFSCVIRAITLLMNVGLVTQMHCLGLKCGLGHELFVGSNLADMCSKCGVILDGCKVFEKMSYKDEVSWMSMIDGYATNGDFSKALLGFKTMFLEAVDTFGRSSHSMVVKLDMEEETIVGNALVHMYPKVGDTESAPKVFGNNLWRMKVVSYTSFIDVYVEVGQLEKALEMFVDLKREGVWPNEFTFSSLVKACANGGALEQGLQLHSQEMQQ; translated from the exons ATGCCTCAAAGAAACTTGGTTTCATGGACTGTAATGATTACTGCTTATTCTCAGAATTCTCTATGCGGGAAAACATTACTTGCTTTTTCCGAAATGAGAAAAGCTTGGGAAAGTCCAAATGCTTTTACATTTTCGTGTGTGATTCGAGCTATAACTTTGCTTATGAATGTCGGATTGGTTACACAAATGCATTGTCTTGGTCTGAAATGTGGACTCGGTCATGAACTTTTTGTGGGTAGTAATCTTGCTGATATGTGTTCCAAGTGTGGAGTGATTCTTGATGGTTGTAAGGTGTTTGAGAAGATGTCTTACAAGGATGAAGTCTCTTGGATGTCCATGATTGATGGGTATGCTACAAATGGTGACTTTAGTAAGGCTTTGTTGGGGTTTAAGACAATGTTTCTTGAGGCA GTGGATACATTTGGGAGGTCAAGTCATTCTATGGTAGTGAAATTGGACATGGAGGAGGAAACTATTGTGGGCAATGCACTAGTTCACATGTACCCAAAAGTTGGTGACACAGAAAGTGCTCCGAAAGTGTTTGGAAACAACTTGTGGCGCATGAAGGTAGTGTCGTATACCTCTTTTATTGATGTATATGTTGAAGTTGGTCAATTGGAGAAAGCACTTGAGATGTTTGTTGACCTGAAGAGGGAAGGCGTGTGGCCCAACGAGTTTACGTTTTCAAGCTTGGTGAAGGCCTGTGCTAATGGAGGTGCACTTGAGCAAGGATTGCAGCTTCATTCCCAAGAAATGCAACAATGA